One window from the genome of Echinicola vietnamensis DSM 17526 encodes:
- a CDS encoding tetratricopeptide repeat protein, with the protein MKSSRNELIEKYFENSLSPHQLHEFEELMAIDKEFSSEVEFQKQLKAAIIREERANLKADLQSLDNPTKTYSLRWWYVAAGVVLLIGLTWLASTIINSQPNQLYTTYFEPYPNVVAPVVRGDDNVENDLKSHAFHLYDQGRYEKAVPVFEQLYRDGGKEYALLYQALSLMASNRTQEAIPLLEQQDWTLEGRYTEVAHWYLALAFLDNQQIPKAKIYLQKVEQTSHPLANPAAQLLKSLR; encoded by the coding sequence AATTGATCGAAAAATATTTTGAAAACAGTCTCAGCCCCCATCAACTGCACGAATTTGAGGAACTGATGGCTATCGACAAGGAGTTTTCATCAGAGGTTGAATTCCAAAAACAGCTAAAAGCTGCCATTATCCGTGAAGAAAGGGCCAATTTGAAGGCAGATTTACAGTCACTGGACAATCCCACAAAGACTTACAGTCTCCGTTGGTGGTATGTTGCTGCAGGGGTGGTATTATTGATTGGCCTGACCTGGTTGGCCAGTACTATAATCAATTCCCAACCAAACCAGCTTTATACGACCTATTTTGAGCCTTATCCTAATGTGGTGGCCCCTGTAGTCCGTGGAGATGACAATGTAGAGAATGACTTAAAATCACACGCATTTCACCTATATGACCAAGGTCGATACGAAAAAGCAGTTCCTGTATTTGAGCAGTTGTATCGGGATGGCGGTAAAGAATATGCCCTTTTGTACCAAGCCCTTTCCCTGATGGCTTCCAACAGGACCCAAGAAGCCATTCCATTGTTGGAACAGCAAGACTGGACCCTAGAGGGGCGCTATACCGAAGTAGCCCATTGGTACTTGGCCCTCGCCTTCCTGGACAATCAACAAATACCAAAGGCAAAAATCTATTTGCAAAAAGTCGAACAAACCAGTCACCCCTTGGCCAACCCAGCTGCCCAGCTCTTGAAAAGTCTCCGGTAG